A stretch of the Desulfatiglans anilini DSM 4660 genome encodes the following:
- a CDS encoding adenylyl-sulfate kinase, with protein sequence MRPFCIWITGRPGCGKSTVTNDLQALLQAEGIDVVVLNLDRLRRILTPEPSYTEEERSIVYRALALMAHLLVERGAKQVVVDATGHRRWFRDLARSLIPDFAEVYLACPVEVCEAREAGRKSTLVQTGLYRKARGGRLEGQMPGVDVPYEEPLQPELAIPIGEIAAGEAARRIFDYIERRWGSARTETEWGGLEKRP encoded by the coding sequence ATGCGCCCCTTCTGCATCTGGATTACCGGCAGGCCGGGCTGCGGCAAGAGCACGGTGACGAATGATCTTCAGGCCCTGCTGCAGGCCGAGGGGATCGATGTCGTGGTGCTGAACCTGGACAGGCTTCGCAGGATCCTGACCCCCGAGCCGTCCTACACGGAGGAGGAACGCTCGATCGTTTACCGGGCCCTCGCGCTGATGGCGCACCTGCTCGTGGAGCGAGGGGCGAAGCAGGTCGTGGTCGATGCGACGGGCCATCGGCGATGGTTCCGTGATCTGGCGCGGTCCCTGATCCCCGACTTTGCCGAGGTCTATCTGGCCTGTCCCGTCGAGGTCTGCGAGGCCCGCGAGGCCGGGCGCAAGTCGACGCTCGTCCAAACCGGACTGTACCGCAAGGCCCGCGGCGGCCGCCTCGAAGGCCAGATGCCGGGGGTCGATGTGCCGTACGAGGAACCGCTCCAGCCCGAACTCGCCATCCCGATCGGAGAAATTGCAGCGGGGGAGGCCGCCAGGCGGATTTTCGATTACATCGAGCGGCGCTGGGGATCGGCCCGCACAGAAACCGAATGGGGCGGATTGGA